A window from Drosophila yakuba strain Tai18E2 chromosome 3L, Prin_Dyak_Tai18E2_2.1, whole genome shotgun sequence encodes these proteins:
- the LOC26535721 gene encoding uncharacterized protein LOC26535721 isoform X1, whose translation MDELRILQLNDYCLETILEFTEVKARISFAHTCSRLRNVFHGWSRRGYANYYLVGDVEPWEFTLLSLISQRVKSLNIFADDLVSSFNDNYSKNKRNDAFSKFYNLIRSMKNLESIKIRQIYPHPITKLLLRAIHELPNLKQLHICILRHDNVGKILLRNCRSLTALRILHISKEVSSSSLRNILTFLPELQELSFYIDRSTESPLLVCYRNQRTSLTTIFDFLASKQTLRVLRVKGQITANYEAQSLANIKSLRDLDCSFNNPKLVIYLTSLTSLQSLQITYLHHIDISATYLEVIRQCKDLRVLRLFDCNINPDFVNKASEVLNQNESKNTLQLLIHGWHDTDTLNDFKAKASASNNLRLLSVTAFDLLTL comes from the exons ATGGATGAACTCAGAATTTTGCAACTAAACGATTATTGCCTAGAGACAATATTGGAGTTTACTGAAGTAAAAGCACGAATAAGTTTCGCCCACACATGTTCGAGACTCAGGAATGTTTTTCATGGCTGGTCACGACGTGGATACgctaattattatttggttGGTGATGTTGAACCTTGGGAGTTCACATTGCTAAGTCTTATTTCACAAAGAGTTAAATCACTAAACATATTCGCCGATGATCTGGTTAGTTCATTTAATGATAACTActctaaaaataaaaggaatgATGCTTTTTCAAAATTCTATAATCTGATCCGAAGCATGAAAAATTTGGAGTCCATCAAGATAAGGCAGATATATCCTCACCCGATCACCAAACTCTTACTGAGGGCCATTCACGAATTACCAAATCTAAAGCAACTGCATATATGCATTCTAC GGCACGACAACGTTGGAAAAATATTACTGCGAAATTGCCGATCTCTGACTGCACTAAGAATTTTACACATATCGAAGGAAGTGAGCAGTTCAAGTCTACGGAATATACTGACTTTTTTGCCTGAGCTACAAGAACTGAGCTTCTATATAGATCGATCCACTGAGTCACCATTGCTGGTCTGCTATAGAAATCAAAGAACATCTCTGACGACGATTTTCGATTTCCTGGCCAGCAAGCAAACATTAAGAGTCCTTCGAGTCAAGGGACAAATCACAGCCAACTACGAGGCACAGTCGCTCGCCAATATAAAATCATTAAGGGACCTCGATTGCAGTTTTAATAACCCTAAATTGGTCATATATCTAACGTCACTCACCTCTTTGCAGAGCTTGCAAATAACGTACCTTCATCATATAGATATATCTGCAACATATCTGGAAGTAATACGGCAGTGCAAAGATCTCCGGGTATTACGACTCTTCGACTGCAATATAAATCCTGACTTCGTCAACAAAGCTTCTGAAGTGTTAAATCAGAATGAGTCAAAAAATACGTTACAACTATTAATTCACGGATGGCATGATACAGATACGTTGAATGATTTTAAAGCAAAAGCCTCAGCCAGCAATAATCTGAGGTTGCTTTCTGTAACAGCCTTTGATCTATtaacattataa
- the LOC26535721 gene encoding uncharacterized protein LOC26535721 isoform X2 — translation MICMKNLESIKIRQIYPHPITKLLLRAIHELPNLKQLHICILRHDNVGKILLRNCRSLTALRILHISKEVSSSSLRNILTFLPELQELSFYIDRSTESPLLVCYRNQRTSLTTIFDFLASKQTLRVLRVKGQITANYEAQSLANIKSLRDLDCSFNNPKLVIYLTSLTSLQSLQITYLHHIDISATYLEVIRQCKDLRVLRLFDCNINPDFVNKASEVLNQNESKNTLQLLIHGWHDTDTLNDFKAKASASNNLRLLSVTAFDLLTL, via the exons ATGATCTG CATGAAAAATTTGGAGTCCATCAAGATAAGGCAGATATATCCTCACCCGATCACCAAACTCTTACTGAGGGCCATTCACGAATTACCAAATCTAAAGCAACTGCATATATGCATTCTAC GGCACGACAACGTTGGAAAAATATTACTGCGAAATTGCCGATCTCTGACTGCACTAAGAATTTTACACATATCGAAGGAAGTGAGCAGTTCAAGTCTACGGAATATACTGACTTTTTTGCCTGAGCTACAAGAACTGAGCTTCTATATAGATCGATCCACTGAGTCACCATTGCTGGTCTGCTATAGAAATCAAAGAACATCTCTGACGACGATTTTCGATTTCCTGGCCAGCAAGCAAACATTAAGAGTCCTTCGAGTCAAGGGACAAATCACAGCCAACTACGAGGCACAGTCGCTCGCCAATATAAAATCATTAAGGGACCTCGATTGCAGTTTTAATAACCCTAAATTGGTCATATATCTAACGTCACTCACCTCTTTGCAGAGCTTGCAAATAACGTACCTTCATCATATAGATATATCTGCAACATATCTGGAAGTAATACGGCAGTGCAAAGATCTCCGGGTATTACGACTCTTCGACTGCAATATAAATCCTGACTTCGTCAACAAAGCTTCTGAAGTGTTAAATCAGAATGAGTCAAAAAATACGTTACAACTATTAATTCACGGATGGCATGATACAGATACGTTGAATGATTTTAAAGCAAAAGCCTCAGCCAGCAATAATCTGAGGTTGCTTTCTGTAACAGCCTTTGATCTATtaacattataa